A window of Epinephelus lanceolatus isolate andai-2023 chromosome 3, ASM4190304v1, whole genome shotgun sequence genomic DNA:
gacacgactcgcagcagtattttgaatttgagtgcagtaaccattttggccacattcttacatacagcgcctttaaaaaaagatgcaaatgtAAATCTAAGTAGATGTTTACTGTATTCTGtgcttttcaacatttccaaacaaaaagatgaaaaaaagtaatagcTTGACATTCTTGAAAACCGGCTATTTTCTTTCCTGCTAAACGTCAGATGAgcagattgataccactctcatgtttgtctgttaaatatgaagctgcagccaggagactgttagcttatcttagcatgAATGTTGACAGTtaaacagctagcctgactgttcaaaggtaacaaaatctgcctaccagcacctctaaggCTCGCTAATtaccatgttttatttttgcctgTCTATACCGCACAAAACCAAACTGTATATACAgatatttgtggttttatgggGGAGTTTTGTGCAGGGCTATTTCTATATCATCATTAAAGTGGCATCAATTTTCTTGGTgtgttgttaaatgttaaataattgatttaatGAGAATCTGGTAATTCGCTTTTGAGATAACTTGTTTGGGAACAAAGTTTTATTCGAGGGTAAATTTTGACCCTGATGGATGACCCTGAAATGAAGGGTCACAAAAAGCTTTCCTCTGTGCCTCATTATCCAAACTGAATTTAATAGCAATCTGGCCATTActtgtatatatatgtactgcTCCGAGTAGGCCGACAAGACTCCAGCAAGCCAGCTGACATCTCCATACTCAGTTTGccctgctggaaaagcaatAAAATGGGGGGTATAACATCCTGAAACCAGAGCGTTTGAACACCTGGCTTTCCTCTTAGGGCCGACTCTCTCCAGGCATCTTTAGTCAGGTTTCAAATTTACATCTTCCCAGTCCATCTGCTGGAGCTTCCACTCAGTCAACCCCAGTAATGATTTCTTAAAATTCTGGAAAACTGTCAGGTTGAAAGTTCGGCTGTTATTGCTGATTCGTCAGTGAACACAGCAGAATCACAACAGTTCACTAATCACACACACGATGACTAAAGAAGAGTGAGAGCATACCTGTGGTTTTCTAAGCAGGTTTCAAGGAGGCTCGAGGATCCTGGAGGGGTTTCCATCTGGTCCcctgaaaaatgtggaacactTCACTCAATTTCACTCTGTCACTACAGCCAATTTTGATCAGGCATTTCACCCTCCTCTGCTATCTTCTAACTCCCAGCCTCCATCTGTTCAGAGCTGTCAGATAGCAGCTCTTTACAAAGAAGGATAAAATGTCGGCTATACTGTCTTTTTTATCTTAAGTTTTCCTCATGCATTAAGTGAAATTCAAAAGGATCAAGTCAGTTTGATTAAGAGGTTAAACTTATCTTTCAAGAGCATCCCAGCTGGCACCAGACATCATCACTATGACATCAGAAAGGCATTGAACTCTTACTTCAGACAGACGTttaattttggttggaatgaagGAATGATGTGGACATTAACATTATGTTATTTTACAGATATTGGGTTTTGTCCTCTATACCTTATGGCTAAATGTTGTTATTCTACATCAAAATGACGTTGGCATGAGATGTTTGGAAAACATTGGCTTTTGGTATTTAACCAACCAACACTAAGACTTATTAATTTTTGTATGTTGAGGCTGATTGCTGCACACTGATTAATGACTCAGAGGTCAGAACACAGATTAGCTTCCACTGAGCTTCTTCATGAGGGAGGTAATGCCCTGCTGAAGGAAACCTCAGCAGGGTAGGCATTGACAAAatcaactgcacacacacacacacacacacacacacacacacacacacacacaaaactctgTCAACAATCACAGGTAGTATGGTGGTTGATACATTTCAGCCATACTCtcaaaatatttggaaacgctTCAAGTGTCAAGCAGCTTTGACTGAACATAAAAGgacagaaaatgattttttttttttagttttggcaGCTTCCATCCCGTTCTAAGCTGTAGACTGAGCCCTGAGAGAGACAAGCCGCTGTGGAGTGGAGATAAGGCTCCACCTGCCAGCCATGctcatcactgtgtttgtgtttgagtatgtgtgtgtttgtctgagactctgtgtatgtgtgtgcaagtgtgttttGCCATCCCGGGTCTGCCAAGATAAGTGGCTCTCAGGAACCCAACCGAAAAATCTGAGCTACACTAAAAACCCAACAGAGATCAAGTCAAATGCTACAaaggaaaaaatacatatttctccgGAATAGCATGAAATGAAAAACGATAAACGGAAAGGTAAtttcctctgcagcagcaacagaaacacTTATCAGCTCTCTGTGCTGTgataacattaattaaagtgagtGGCAGCTGGCCTTAGGTCTGTGGAAGCTcaattctgtaaaaaaaaaaaacatcattaaaagCAATTACACTAAGTCATGATTATGAGAGACCTCATTAttatgacttagtatctcatacTTATAACTCAGCCTATCATGTCATAATTATGAAAATCTTTCTCAAACCCTTGATTTAATACTCACTATCTTTGATTTATAATCTCATAATCATAAATTACCTTCTCaaaattatgacattttataattGTTTGATACACTTTCTCATAATTATGAGAAACATATGAAAAATGCTCTCATAATTATACCTAGGTATTAGATACTTATGTCATTATTATGACAAATGTTCTCATAATTGTGGCTTTCTTATTAATTATAAGATGATATATCATTATTATGAGATACAAAGTGATAAATATGAGAAATTGACTTATCTCATAAATGTGAGACAACTTCAACATCATGCGATAGTTCCTAATAATTGTGTAATACTAAGGCAAAAATATGAGAGATATTAGACATTCTGAGATAGTATCTGTATtaatctcaaggcaattgaagcGAATGCAtctggacttagttttgtctaactaagtccagttgcgttcgagataactatgacctggataaatgagaatatccacaggctaTCTGTATTAAGTATGAGCTACAGGATCATAATTATCAGATACACAAGGCCCAGTCCCATTTCTTAAttttacccctacccctcgttttTAGGTGCCACCTTTCCCTTTGGAACAGAGTTACATGGGGTTGTGGTAAAATCTTCACCTGAGTAGTGGGACAACCCGTTAAGACCCTAATACCGCATCGGTGGTCATTGATGGTGGTGATTCCATAAATAGACACCATGAATGTTGCTGGACATTGCAAATATGTGGTGATTTTTCTTGCCTGGGCGTTAGGCTCATCCTTTTGCAGTTGTTAGGAtgctttttatttgttaataaCTTAGATTCCAtgctatcaatcaatcaaacagtCATCAAATATAAAAGAATGTTGTTTCATTACCAGACAACTAGCGGTGCTCTAACGTTAGCAACCGGGGCTCCTTCAGTGCCAGTCTGCACTGATATTAgacataaactgtataaaacaGTGGATGTAccaactgtgacatcaccccagtgaagttgggatttgtgGGGATTAATTCGCTCTTGGaggcagcctcaagtggcctttagaggaactgcagttttttgttgtttaattttctgcagtttgcttcattttttcaTCAGGTTGCCTCTGGACTTCAGTTGAATTTAGATGTTGTATGTCATCAAAGGGGGAGACTGTGACATAGAAAGATGTCAAAATGTGGCACTGTCAtgcacaaaataaacaatagcaatgtaacattagctagataTCTAGTTAGCTACCAAGACATCAGcataaaagtattttttttttgtttttgttatgctTGTTATAAAGAAAAGGCCACTATATGCTGTAACGACATTACCTAAAATAATATGATTGTTATCGTAATTATTGAATCTTTACTTCAAAAGAACATTTGTGGTTTTCTTTTGTTGCCCATGCAGTCATCTTGCCAATGATTTCTCATAACACTCAGTGTGAAGTGTGCCTCTGAAACCCTCCGTTTGGAGGGCCATGTAGCCTCTGTCATCTGTCCCAACAACATTCAAGACACCCTACCTCTATAGGTGAACACACAGAATTGAGGGGTAAGGGCTAAGTGGTAGGAGCAAAGAGTGTATCAGCATCAGGTTTAAGTCAAAACTTTTAGATAATTTTGGTCACAATCATGCAAAAGTGTTTCAAAATTATGAGATAATATGTCATAATTATGAGTAAAACATAGCATAGTAGTAATGGACTTCCACTGAAGAGTCACAGTGCTATATTGAGGGGAGTTTTCCTCCTTAACTTAACATCAGCAATTGAAACTGTGTAGTCAACATAGATGATTCTTGTTTCCCTTGTTTTGTCATGTTGAGGTATTAACAAACATTTCTTTGTATCTTTCTCCATTTTACACAAACAAATTGAAACCCTAAGCTGATGTCTCTTTACAGATATACACCACACATGTACAAAACCTTGTTGATCATCTATCTATGATCCACacccaacacaacacacacacatttctactTACATTCTGCTGCCAGAAAGTCTTTGCTGTATGTGTTGCTCTCCATTTCTCACTCTTTCTGAGAAAACGGCAGGAAGTGTAATAGGAAGTGAAGTATTGTGTGCATGTGCCTCGTTGCGTTGTTGCTTGCCGTGGCAAGAGTTATGAAAAATATTACTTAGACTCTATTAAAGGCTCCTCTGATGCAGGATGTTGAATGTGTTTGTTAAAACTCAAGAAAAGGAAGCAGATACCACGAGCCACAAGTCATGAAGAGCCACATGAAGAAATGTATGACTGTGTGATCTTATGGTGCAACCATGACGAGAGCAGCACTCGTAAAACTCCTCATCCTCGTGATCCTTGCCTTTATCATCTGCCTCCCAGAATTCTTCACATTGTATAAAGGTGGGTTTATCCAAAACAGCTTTGGGTCAAGGTATGtgcactctgttttttttttttttttttttttttaacaaacgcTTCACTATCATTTTGCAACCACTAGAAGTATTAAAGAGGAATCTGTATTTGCTTTGGCTCAGTTTTCCTAGAGGTTTTGTTCAAACCTTGCAATGCAGTCAATCTTTAAAAAAGGagtaaactttattttgttGAGTCGCTTTGTCCTGTTTCTTTCTCCTCATGTAGATTCGGTCTGATGCAACCCctacctttctttctttctgagcTATAAATCAGTCCCAAATATAGCTCCATGCAATGCTGAGTGACTGACAGCCGCTTTGAAAATGCTTCCGTGTTGTGTTGCCTTGAAAAGCTTGTTTCTCTTATTGAGAGCAGCTTGCTTTAGCCTTTGTACTGAGGCACGTGTTTGCCTTCAATGGTTTTGCTTTCTGTCTGAGCCCCTCctgcctgtctttgtgtgtcagATAGAAACTGGAGGCAATAGTTTCCATTTTGAGATCTTGCTCTGATTCTTGACTTGAGAGCACTTTGCGTTTTTTACCCCCAGCTCTTAGCTTGCTCCCACCAAGAAATCATTCTGAATATTCTGTTGTTCATTCTCTTTTTCAGTCTTAAAAGTGAAATTCCTCTGCTTTCCCTACCGACCCTGTGAGCGAGGGAATCAGGTGAAGAAGGGGGGAAATGATCTTGAGGATGCTGAAAGTAGGAGAAAGGATATTTGCGTCCCTTCGCAGACTCCAGGAAGTGAAAAGTGGGAGCAGGCCTGCACAGAAGAGCTTCAAAACAACACTACAGATCCTGAGTCAGACTACAAGAGAGGAGAAGCAGACCCAGAAAAGAGCTGGTTCATGTGTGAAACAGATATGGACATGACAGAAATACAAAGCAACATCTCATCTTCAGGTATTACGCAGTTTTTAAAGATAAGCTTTTGTTGCTTTTAGCCATGTGGCTTTATGGATGTcagttggtccaccactttagtccagactgaaatatcctgacaactattggatggattgctatgGAATTTTATACAGACATTAACATTTCCCCAAACTGTTCTCATGCctaggttgtcaaataccaacacttcaTCATGCCCCTCTGCATCTGATATCAACGCACAGTGCACCCCTTAGCATCTCTATGTGACACACAGGTGAAAAATATTGTAGCACCTAGTAATTGTTGTGAAACAGTTGCGAtcgtttaggcaacaaaagtacttggCTAGGTTAAAAAAAGATCAAGTTTTTACTGCGACCCTtccacctctcctccctcacACCCTATGCAGATTTTCTCTCTCTTAATGCTGTGTTATTTGCTCCCAAAGTCAGGTTTTGTTGCACATGGGTTTGCACTGGAGTTAGCTGAAAACCCAGTGGGTCTCATAaggatgctaaagggtgcctttggcgtTCAGGGACATGACAAAATGTCAGTATGGAAACTAAGAAGTGAGAGCAGAGATTTAAGTCCTATCCTGTTATGTACAGTACATTCTTTGTATAGtatggcagcagtagctcagtctgtTGGGAATTGGAGGGTTGTCGGCTCAAGTCCCCGTTCAGACCAAATATGTAGCGTGGACTGGCAGttggagaggtgccagctcacctcctgggcactacCGAGGCActcctgagcaaggcactgaatccCCCCCAACCACCTgggttgtcatgaatgttgaaataagctatagaaaccaaaactgttttttgttccagactgtaaacatgtttatttctgttggtAAGTTGGgctttttaacatgggggtctataagGATTGACCTACTTTTGGAGCCAGcatcaagtggccatttaaggtACTGCAGTTTTTGTTACTTCAGCGTTAGCTTCTTTCTCACTCCCGGAGGTTGCCACATGGGAAAAAATTATAcctgctaacatcagcatgttagcattgtctgTGTGAACTTGCTGACATGATCATGATAATTGATAAATAATCTGTGCCCAAGGGTGCACTTACTAGCTTTTTGAGTTtcaactacagtacaggccaaaagtttggacacaccttctcattcaatgcgttttctttattttcatgactatttaaattgtagattctcactgaaggcatcaaaactatgaatgaacacatgtggagttatgtacttaacaaaaaaaggtgaaataactgaaaacatgttttatattctagtttcttcaaaatagccaccctttgctctgattactgctttgcacactcttggcattctctccatgagcttcaagaggtagtcacctgaaatggtcttccaacagtcttgaaggagttcccagaggtgtttagcacttgttggcccctttgccttcactctgcggtccagctcaccccaaaccatctcgattgggttcaggtccggtgactgtggaggccaggtcatctgccgcagcactccatcactctccttcttggtcaaatagcccttacacagcctggaggtgtgtttggggtcattgtcctgttgaaaaataaatgatcgtccaactaaacgcaaaccggatgggatggcatgtcgctgcaggatgctgtggtagccatgctggttcagtgtgccttcaattttgaataaatccccaacagtgtcaccagcaaaacacccccacaccatcacacctcctcctccatgctttacagtgggaaccaggcatgtggaatccatccgttcaccttttctgcgtctcacaaagacacggcggttggaaccgaagatctcaaatttggactcatcagaccaaagcacagatttccactggtctaatgtccattccttgtgtttcttggcccaaacaaatctcttctgcttgttgcctctccttagcagtggtttcctagcagctatttgaccatgaaggcctgattggcgcagtctcctcttaacagttgttttagagatgggtctgctgctagaactctgtgtggcattcatctggtctctgatctgagctgctgttaacttgcgatttctgaggctggtgactcggatgaacttatcctcagaagcagaggtgactcttggtcttcctttcctgggtcggtcctcatgtgtgccagtttcgttgtagcgcttgatggtttttgcgactccacttggggacacatttaaagtttttgcaattttccggactgactgaccttcatttcttaaagtaatgatggccactggtttttctttagttagctgattggttcttgccataatatgaattttaacagttgtccaatagggctgtcggctgtgtattaacctgacttctgcacaacacaactgatggtcccaaccccattgataaagcaagaaattccactaattaaccctgataaggcacacctgtgaagtggaaaccatttcaggtgactacctcttgaagctcatggagagaatgccaagagtgtgcaaagcagtaatcagagcaaagggtggctattttgaagaaactagaatataaaacatgttttcagttatttcacctttttttgttaagtacataactccacatgtgttcattcatagttttgatgccttcagtgagaatttacaatgtaaatagtcatgaaaataaagaaaacgcattgaatgggaaggtgtgtccaaacttttggcctgtactgtacataataCAGTTTTCCTCAGCAAATGTACTTAGCACGGCTGTAATCAATGcattcatctgtctgtccactCACAGCTTTAAAAGTACATTTGGAGATGTCAGTGGAGCTTCAACTCAGAGATGCAGAGACCCTGAATCTCACCTTGTACAGCCGCAGTAATCACAGCTCCTTACACCTCCACCCACCTGAGGAgggggaagaagaggaggagaaggagagggatgaTGAAGGACagagaaaggcattttactgcTGTCTCCCTGTCCCG
This region includes:
- the LOC117255593 gene encoding uncharacterized protein LOC117255593 isoform X1, with amino-acid sequence MTRAALVKLLILVILAFIICLPEFFTLYKVLKVKFLCFPYRPCERGNQVKKGGNDLEDAESRRKDICVPSQTPGSEKWEQACTEELQNNTTDPESDYKRGEADPEKSWFMCETDMDMTEIQSNISSSALKVHLEMSVELQLRDAETLNLTLYSRSNHSSLHLHPPEEGEEEEEKERDDEGQRKAFYCCLPVPPTSESANQSRCLLWLANQTVLTATAKERLLWKRKDEWQCMFRVIWLALLCLVMLTIVTTVLGQIYFRGHLCKKPKVQTIGYNITGQQLNDGEKHSEIILSKGMIPQAYESRPWSGLSPIQEVDTQDEIETLLDGNVDHCYTAHLHHRCHPATSFTEEQA
- the LOC117255593 gene encoding uncharacterized protein LOC117255593 isoform X2, with protein sequence MTRAALVKLLILVILAFIICLPEFFTLYKVLKVKFLCFPYRPCERGNQVKKGGNDLEDAESRRKDICVPSQTPGSEKWEQACTEELQNNTTDPESDYKRGEADPEKSWFMCETDMDMTEIQSNISSSALKVHLEMSVELQLRDAETLNLTLYSRSNHSSLHLHPPEEGEEEEEKERDDEGQRKAFYCCLPVPPTSESANQSRCLLWLANQTVLTATAKERLLWKRKDGEKHSEIILSKGMIPQAYESRPWSGLSPIQEVDTQDEIETLLDGNVDHCYTAHLHHRCHPATSFTEEQA